AACAAGAGATGCGTTGTTACCTAACTTTCCGGCAACCGAATGTATTTTAGTAGTTTCAAGCGCCTCTTGCAATGTCATTGGCGGAAGTATGGTAGGTAATCTTTTGGCTAACATTGTTTTTCCTGCACCGGGTGGTCCAATCAAAATAATATTATGCCCTCCGGCTGCCGATATCTCCATCGCTCTTTTAATATTCTCTTGTCCTTGCACATCAGCAAAATCAACGTCAAACGAATCGCTCATATTGGCAAAGTCCCCACGTGGATCCGCAGTTGCAGGTTCGAATTCTCGAACATTATTGAAGAAATCAACTATATCTAGAATGTTCTCCATTCCATACACCTCTAATCCTTTGACAATGGCTGCTTCTTTTGCATTTTGAATTGGAAGAATAAATCCCTTGAAACCTTCTTTTTTTGCTTGGATTGCAATTGGCAATACACCTTTTATTGGAACAAGACTACCATCTAATGAAAGTTCACCCATGATTATATAATCCGATATGCTGTCTGAGTTTATTTGTTCTGAAGCAGCAAGCAAAGCAGTTGCAATGGTGGTGTCATAAGCAGAGCCTTCTTTTTTTAAATCGGCCGGAGCCATGTTGATAACGACTTTTTTTCGCGGCATTGACAACACTGAATTCTTAAAGGCTGTTTCGATCCTTAATTGACTCTCTTTAACGGCATTGTCCGGCAATCCAACCAAAAAATAACCTACACCGGTACCCAAATTTACTTCAACAGTGATTAAACCTGCATTTACTCCATATACTGCAGCGCCAAATGTTTTTATCAGCATAGGGAACAAAAGTAAGAGTTAATTGCCAGAGTAAGATATTGAATTTTAATGATCGACTTTTGTCATAAGAATTACACTGTTTCGTTAGCAGCATTGAAGACACGCTTCAATAAATTTTGTTTCATAATGAAAAAAATATAATTGATTAGAATGGCAAGGTTTCAATAAAGCTTCTATAATCAGTTTGGTGAGATGTTGACATTTGTTTGCATGCTGAACGATAGCTTTCAATTTCAGTATTTGCCAGTGCTTGGTTATTTGCCAAAACAGCATCTTTGTAATTGTAGAGATGGACTGCGGCACTACCTGTATTAGAAGATTCTAAGGAAATTAAAAAATTTATCATGTTGACAATATTGTCGAGGTGTACTTGAGACAATGTATAAGTATCAGAACCTCCGCTGCATTTAGGATCTCCCCAAAAAGAGCATGTGCAATTACAAGGTGCTTCTGTCGCACTGCATGTTCCTGCTTTGCAAGTTACGGTACAACAATTTGGTGTTGTAGGTGAATTTTCTTCTGTGTTTTGCTCTGTTACTTCCTTACCAGAAACAGTCTTATCTTTGTTACAGGAAGAATACGTCATCATGCCACCTGCTATTAAGGCGGTTATAGTAAACGATAAAATTAAATTTTTCATTTTTGTATTTTTTAAGTTTTACTTGTGAGAAATGCCGTTTCTCTTTTCGGGGTACTCCTTTTCATTGGTTTGGTGCTTCGTAGCCTTTCACCTTTTATGCCCCTTTGTCTGTTGCAGAGTTGGAGTTAATTTTTGTTTTTGGCTTTTCTTGTTTTTAAGCCTTTGTTTTTACTCCTCTTTGCCTAGAATTGCTCCGATTTGGTAGTTTTCCCCCACCGCTTTTCTTTTGCCTCAAACTGCCTTGGTTTCACAAAACCTTTCGATAAATTGCCGCCAATTGTTATTTTTAATACCTTAAGTAAGGTTATTTAGTGAACGAAAATAGCCTATTTATTCAAGGAGATGAATAATGCAAATTTGCTTACAAACAAATTATCAATAGTTGTATTATCTCAATAAAGTCTATTCTCCTTACGCCCTTTGTGGCATTGCCAAGCCATTTGCTATAGCTCATTGCTCTTTTCTTTTTTTAATTGCTGTTTTCGCTGAAGTGATAGGGCGTTTATATTATTGTTTTGGGCTGAAAGCTGAAATTTCTTTTGTCTGCGCTGTTTTCTCTATAAAATATTCACCTCTTACGAAATGGGAAGCCTCTTTTACCCGAAATATGCTTTTCCCACTGCTTGTTATCTGTCAAAATAATTTAAGACAAGATTTGTTGTAACATCTAAGTATATTACGAGAGGGCTTTTATTGAATAGTTCCTTTGCCTTGTACTCATATTTTTTCTTAGGTGTTTCAAGTCTTATTATACTGTTATTTATATCTAAGTTATCCATGTGAATAAACTTGAATTTGATGTTCTTATGTCCGTACCCCAGTCTGATATTTTGTTTTAATATAATCAATTCGTTCTTTGTCCCGTAAAAGTAAAGATAAATCAAAGAGTCAAAATTATTGTGATAATTTTCATAATATGCTACTGCGGTATTCATGCAAGGCTTGCAAAATAAGCTGCCCGAAAATACATAAAAGGAGTTACTGTCAACTTGTATTTCAACAATTGAATTAGATTTTGTTTCTTCTGTGATTTGACTACTCTTGCCGCCAATTAAAATTATATCGATAAAAGAGTAAAGCAGGCTCATACTCAATGTTATCAGTCTTGCTCCAATTTTTTCGTTTTTCATAATATTCATCTGTCGTAATTTGTTCTTCAATATTGGGGTTTAATACATAATACACAAAAGAATCTAATTCTAATTGATAGCTGAATAATACTAAACCTTTATCTGACAAGGGGGTAAAAATGGCAGAGGTGTTAATAAAATGACTTTGGCTGTTAAACATGTAATTAGGCTTGTTAGGAAATGGTAAATTCTCATGCAATAAGGTTAAGTTGCCATTAATAAACTTACAAACAGTAACGTAGGTAGGGGGGTGATTAACATTGATAATGCTATTTTTCCAAACTATGGCAAAGCATGAATCTGAAGGTGCTCCAATCTCAAAAAACTCTCTTATCCTTGAGAAGTTTCTAGACCAACTGAACGTTAGTTTCTTGATTAAATCGGCATGAATATATCGTGATAAAGATTGCATATATTTTATGGAATCCAATGGTAAGGGTTTCCATTGTGGATGTTTGGAAAGCGAAGGTTCAATATCTGTTTCCGTTTCAATATTTTTATCAGTATCAACCACAAATATTTTTCCGCTATAACCATCAGTATATATCAATTTGCCATGAATAAAATTGGCAAAGTATTGGCGATTGATATAGCTCATTCCAATCATTTCTATATTTAGCGGGTGAATTTTGCTTCTGATACCGTTTTCCCAATCAAAAATAAACCATCCTCCTTTCTCTGGAAACTTTTGTTTTAGAGTATCTGAAATATATGACAAGTCTCTGTAGTGTAGGATTGTAAAACTGCCGTCTTCTTCAATTTTAAATTTAAAAGGTCGGTAATACGTGTTTTCTAACTTATCAAAATTAAAGAATCTTGCAACTTTAAAACTATCATTAGTACTGTTATACTTAATTCTCATTATTCCATGCTGATATAAAACAAACAATTCATTGTTCTTAAAGATGGCATCTTCAATTTTGTTGACCCTTGCGTCTGTTGGTAGGTCAATGTAATGCTTGCGTCTTAAAGTAATAGCATTTGAAGATTCTGTACTATAATCAAATATTGTGAGCAACAGTTTGTCATTAATGTCATCTAGATATAGACTGCTGTATGCATTCAAAATCATAAACTTTGTGGAATCATAAGTGGTAATATAGAAATCAGGGTAACCCAGATGAAAAAAAGATAGAACTCGGACTTCAGGTCTTTTGTATATGTCGGAAAGTACAAAAGCACAAACAGTATCTTCACTTTCTGTAACTTTGTTATCATCTAATGAAACAGAATTTCCCGTTTTGTTTGTATATCCACAACTGATACATAAAAGGATGGTCGCATTTAATACGACCTTCCTAATTTGAATAAATTTCATATTATATCATTTCTTGTACAGTGATATTAACTAAATCAGAGTTTACGCTGTCAACTTGCCAGGTGAATTTAAAAACAATACTTTCACTTGTTTCACTGTGTACGTAAGTTCTGAAGATAGTGCCAGTGTTTGTGCCACTATTAAACTGAAGCATAATATATGAGATAGTATTATCCAGTCCCATAGCTCCTTCATTTGGGATCCATGGAATTACAATAGCGTTTGGACAGAGGCTTCTTAGTTCGGCAGTTGTGGGACATTTAGTAGAACCACTTCCAGAACAAGATGCTGTAATGGTAGATTCCTCAGTGCTGGGTACATAATCTGATATGTAAACATTCCTATTAAGGTCTCCTTGGTTTGTTCCTTTTCCTAGGGTAATAACAACTAATCCGTAACTAGGCATTGAGAAAAGAAGTGTGAATAGACTGACTCCAATTGACATTAAAATGTTTTTCTTGATTCTCATTTTTGTATTTTTTAGGTTTTACTTGTGAGAACTGCCGTTTCTCTTTTCGGGGTACTCTTTTTTATCGGCTTGGTGCTTAGTAGCCTTTCACCTTTTGTGACCTTATGTCTGTTGCAGAGTTGGAGTGATTGTTTGTTTTGGCTTTTCTTGTTTTTAAGCCTTTGTTTTTACTCCTCTTTGCCTTGAATTGCTCCGATTTGGTAGTTTTCCCCCACCGCTTTTCTTTTGCCTCAAACTGCCTTGTTTCACAAAACCTTTCGACAAATTGCCGCCAATTGTTTACTTTAAGTATCCTAAAGTGAAACAAAAGTAGGCATTTATTGAAGATGAGAGTTTAGATTGTGATTATCTTTTAACTGATATTATCTCTTTGTCAATAGAACTTATTTTGTTCAAGTCTGTTGAAGAAGGTCCAAATCAAGTGTTTGAGATTGTTATTCAAATCATTCTCGAGATAACTTTTTTCAGAAAATGGAATATCGAGTTTGTAATATTGTTTTGGAAAAAATCTGAATTTTTTCTCGTTCAAAGAGCTTATGCTCAACATGTGCTCTTCCTCTATAATATGATAAGAGCCATACATTTCAAAAAATGCCATTCCCTTTGTTGAGTCATCAAAGATACTATTTCCTAAAGAAAAGAAACTGTCGGGATAGTTACATAAATTCAAAATTGATGGCATAATGTCTAATTGTTGGATTATCCTGTTGTTAATACCGGGTTTTATCTCTCCCGAAGGGTCGTATATCATACAAAAGAGCTCCATTTGTCCCTTAGACGAATAGAAGTAATCATTGTCTGCATTCGCAGTATGATCTCCAATTAATATATAAATAGTATTTTCATTGTCAGGAGATTTTGCTCTTTCAGAAAAAAAGAGTTTTAAAGAATAGTCAGTATAAGCAATGCTTTTGAGCATTGGATTAGAAATGCCTGGAAGGGACAGTTCAATCTCTTTAGGGATTTTATAGGGTGGATGAGAAGACAATGTAAATACTGTGCTAAAGTAGGGTTGATGCTTGTGTGCTAACTCTTGATTAAAATAGTGAAGGTAATAGTGGTCATATATTCCCCAGTTTCCATCATATTCCTTCTCTTTGTTACCTGTGAATTGATTGATGCCAAAATATTCAATTGCACCGGCTTTTTTCAAAAAACTTTCAAAACCCATCGTGCCGTTGGCTGCGCCATGATAGAAAGAGCAGTTGTATCCCTCTTTATTCAAATAATATTGGATACCTCGAATTATATTGGCTTGATACCAAGAATAAATAAAGGGTTGTTGTAATAACGAAGGCAGGGATGCAAAAAGTGCGGGCACTGCATCAATAGATTTCGTCCCGTTAGCATAGCAGTTGGGGAACACTAAACATGATTTGGAAAAACTATCAATAAAAGGTGTTACAGAAATACTTTGGTTTGGTGTTTCAGTCATAAAACCAATCCGATTGCGACCGAAACTTTCTAAGATAACTAGTACAATATTCTTTTTGCCATTAACTATTTTCTTGTGCTTGTAGTTTTTTATATATGAATTGTCAGAAAGGTTGCTCGTTATCTGTGTTTGAAATGGGTTAACAGGTTTGTCGGATTCGAGAGAGCTGATAATTTGAAAAGGTGTATTCAATGCCAGTGCTTCCAATCCCGATTCAACAAATTTTGACGCATCTACACTACGGAGTGGTTTCAGACCAACACTACCCCTCATCCCGAGAATGGAAATAAGTATCATGAAAAACAAATGAGGAATGTCCCGGTAAGTAAATTTTTCCAGCTTCTGATTCTGTATTTTGGGGTACCATTTTCCAGCTATAAATAATA
The sequence above is drawn from the Bacteroidia bacterium genome and encodes:
- a CDS encoding YifB family Mg chelatase-like AAA ATPase; the encoded protein is MLIKTFGAAVYGVNAGLITVEVNLGTGVGYFLVGLPDNAVKESQLRIETAFKNSVLSMPRKKVVINMAPADLKKEGSAYDTTIATALLAASEQINSDSISDYIIMGELSLDGSLVPIKGVLPIAIQAKKEGFKGFILPIQNAKEAAIVKGLEVYGMENILDIVDFFNNVREFEPATADPRGDFANMSDSFDVDFADVQGQENIKRAMEISAAGGHNIILIGPPGAGKTMLAKRLPTILPPMTLQEALETTKIHSVAGKLGNNASLVATRPFRSPHHTVSDVALVGGGNIPQPGEISLAHNGVLFLDELPEFKRTVLEVLRQPLEERRITISRAKFTVEYPSSFMLVASMNPCPCGYFNHPEKDCVCGPGVVQRYLSKISGPLLDRIDIHIEVTPVSFEQLANREKPAETSKDVKMRVVKAREIQKQRYEGQEGIYCNAQLQSNRIHEVCAIPKAGQALLKTAMERLNLSARAYDRILKVARTIADLADSKDIQVEHLAEAIQYRSLDRENWAG
- a CDS encoding LTA synthase family protein, which produces MLTDSANPIGSYFLNYWYLLAILVLLLFIAGKWYPKIQNQKLEKFTYRDIPHLFFMILISILGMRGSVGLKPLRSVDASKFVESGLEALALNTPFQIISSLESDKPVNPFQTQITSNLSDNSYIKNYKHKKIVNGKKNIVLVILESFGRNRIGFMTETPNQSISVTPFIDSFSKSCLVFPNCYANGTKSIDAVPALFASLPSLLQQPFIYSWYQANIIRGIQYYLNKEGYNCSFYHGAANGTMGFESFLKKAGAIEYFGINQFTGNKEKEYDGNWGIYDHYYLHYFNQELAHKHQPYFSTVFTLSSHPPYKIPKEIELSLPGISNPMLKSIAYTDYSLKLFFSERAKSPDNENTIYILIGDHTANADNDYFYSSKGQMELFCMIYDPSGEIKPGINNRIIQQLDIMPSILNLCNYPDSFFSLGNSIFDDSTKGMAFFEMYGSYHIIEEEHMLSISSLNEKKFRFFPKQYYKLDIPFSEKSYLENDLNNNLKHLIWTFFNRLEQNKFY